In Staphylococcus saccharolyticus, one genomic interval encodes:
- a CDS encoding GlsB/YeaQ/YmgE family stress response membrane protein produces MFGLIGMIIVGGIIGWIAGLILGKDIPGGILGNIIAGIIGSWVGTLIFGHWGPQLGKIHIFPALIGSIVLIFIVSLILKALRKK; encoded by the coding sequence ATGTTTGGATTAATAGGTATGATTATTGTCGGCGGTATCATTGGTTGGATCGCTGGTTTAATTTTAGGTAAAGATATTCCAGGTGGAATTTTAGGTAATATTATTGCTGGTATTATTGGATCATGGGTTGGTACTTTGATTTTTGGTCATTGGGGTCCACAATTAGGTAAAATTCATATTTTCCCAGCATTAATCGGCTCAATTGTTTTAATTTTCATTGTTTCATTAATTTTAAAAGCATTAAGAAAAAAATAA